One segment of [Limnothrix rosea] IAM M-220 DNA contains the following:
- a CDS encoding adenylate/guanylate cyclase domain-containing protein, which yields MKRSPLLRKLRFFLRRLVAEQIVLVLTLLFCVGATLTVVSVWQLSEQLIQSQAQQNAATSVQNLQMARTLYSDSVVGRIREQAGITATHDYRNIAGGIPLPATYFIELGEQISSNQAGVGVRLYSNYPFPWRKETGGARDQFEREAIAFLEQHPEQTFANVETFANRLSLRYAAADVMKPSCIACHNSHPDSPRRNWQVGDVRGVVEVIQPLDSLVQKTQWNLVGLLGLLLTLFILGLSGLVIAIRRLNNISQNLELEVIERTADLVNANQELLFEQEKSNSLLLNILPPKIARQLKDGSKPVADGFGNVTILFADIVGFTKLSESYPPRELVDLLNEIFSAFDNLCESLRLEKIKTIGDAYMVAAGLPEPREDHAAAIAEMALAMQRELMKINVAKNINITLRIGINSGPVVAGVIGKKKFIYDLWGDAVNTASRMESHGLPGQIQVTESTYELLKNQYHFEPRGAIEIKGKGKMQTYFLQ from the coding sequence ATGAAGCGATCGCCCCTATTGCGTAAGCTTAGGTTTTTCCTGCGTCGTCTTGTTGCCGAGCAAATTGTTCTGGTTTTGACGCTGTTATTTTGTGTTGGCGCAACGCTAACCGTTGTGAGTGTATGGCAATTATCGGAGCAGTTGATCCAATCCCAAGCGCAGCAAAATGCGGCAACCTCCGTGCAAAATCTGCAAATGGCGCGCACTCTCTACAGCGACAGCGTTGTGGGTCGTATTCGAGAACAAGCAGGCATTACGGCCACCCATGACTATCGAAATATTGCTGGAGGCATTCCGTTACCAGCGACTTATTTTATTGAGCTAGGGGAGCAAATTAGTTCAAATCAAGCGGGTGTTGGGGTGCGGTTATACAGTAACTATCCTTTTCCTTGGCGAAAGGAAACGGGTGGTGCGAGGGATCAGTTTGAGCGGGAGGCGATCGCCTTCCTAGAGCAACACCCTGAGCAAACCTTTGCCAATGTTGAAACCTTTGCTAACCGTTTATCTCTACGTTATGCCGCAGCAGATGTGATGAAGCCGAGCTGCATTGCTTGCCATAATAGCCATCCAGATTCTCCGCGCAGAAATTGGCAAGTAGGCGATGTGCGAGGCGTTGTCGAAGTGATTCAGCCCCTTGATAGCTTGGTGCAAAAGACCCAGTGGAATTTAGTGGGTTTGTTGGGTTTATTGTTAACGCTATTTATTTTGGGTTTATCGGGATTGGTGATTGCCATTCGTCGCCTCAACAATATTTCTCAAAATTTAGAGCTAGAAGTGATTGAGCGTACCGCTGATCTTGTTAATGCCAACCAAGAACTGCTTTTTGAACAGGAAAAATCCAATAGTTTATTACTCAATATTTTGCCGCCAAAAATTGCGCGACAGCTAAAGGACGGTAGTAAACCCGTTGCTGATGGTTTTGGTAATGTCACTATTTTATTCGCCGATATTGTGGGGTTTACTAAGTTATCGGAAAGCTATCCACCGCGCGAATTAGTTGATTTATTAAATGAAATTTTTTCTGCTTTTGATAATCTCTGTGAAAGTCTGCGTCTAGAGAAAATTAAAACCATTGGTGATGCCTATATGGTTGCGGCTGGCCTACCAGAACCCCGCGAAGACCATGCCGCGGCGATCGCCGAAATGGCATTAGCAATGCAACGAGAATTAATGAAAATTAATGTCGCCAAAAACATCAATATTACGTTGCGTATCGGGATTAATAGCGGCCCCGTTGTCGCAGGTGTGATTGGTAAGAAAAAGTTCATCTATGACCTTTGGGGCGATGCCGTCAATACAGCAAGTCGCATGGAATCCCACGGGCTACCCGGACAAATTCAAGTCACAGAATCAACCTACGAACTCCTAAAAAATCAATATCACTTTGAACCAAGAGGTGCGATTGAAATTAAAGGAAAAGGAAAAATGCAGACCTATTTTCTTCAATAA
- a CDS encoding YbjQ family protein — protein sequence MILTTTTDIQGKTIESYQGIVTAEVVYGTNALRDFFAGIRDMIGGRTGSYEKVFQKGHQDALKELEQRAHKQGANAVIGISVDTGTVNVDEKGVLLLITATGTAVKLKE from the coding sequence TTGATTTTGACAACCACAACGGATATCCAAGGTAAAACCATCGAATCCTACCAAGGTATTGTCACCGCAGAGGTGGTCTATGGAACCAACGCACTACGGGATTTTTTCGCGGGGATTCGTGACATGATCGGCGGCAGAACAGGCAGCTATGAAAAGGTTTTCCAAAAGGGACACCAAGATGCTCTCAAAGAATTGGAGCAGCGTGCCCATAAGCAAGGCGCTAATGCTGTCATTGGTATCAGTGTGGATACAGGGACTGTTAATGTCGACGAAAAGGGGGTACTACTTCTGATCACAGCAACGGGGACGGCTGTAAAACTGAAGGAGTAA
- a CDS encoding TRC40/GET3/ArsA family transport-energizing ATPase has translation MRVILMTGKGGVGKTSVAAATGLRCAELGYKTLVLSTDPAHSLADSFDIELGHDPIKVKENLWGAELDALRELEGNWGAVKRYITEVLQARGLDGVQAEELAILPGMDEIFGLVRMKRHYDEGTYDVLIIDSAPTGTALRLLSLPEVGGWYMRRFYKPLQGMSVALRPLVEPIWKPLVGFSLPDKEVMDAPYEFYEQIEALEKVLTDNTVTSVRLVTNPERMVIKESLRAHAYLSLYNVATDMVVANRIIPDTVEDPFFKQWKENQQTYKQEIHDNFLPLPVKEVPLYQEELCGLEALERLKHTLYADEDPTQVYYKEDTMRMIQHDQSYSLELYLPGIPKEQIQLNKTGDELNIRIGNHRRNLVLPQALAALNPSGAKIEEDYLKIKFAA, from the coding sequence ATGCGCGTAATCTTAATGACTGGAAAAGGAGGTGTTGGTAAAACCTCTGTCGCAGCAGCCACTGGTTTACGCTGTGCCGAGCTTGGCTACAAAACCCTTGTTCTGAGTACCGATCCAGCTCACTCCCTTGCCGATAGCTTTGATATAGAGCTCGGTCATGATCCCATCAAAGTCAAAGAAAATCTTTGGGGAGCAGAACTTGATGCTCTCCGCGAACTCGAAGGAAACTGGGGCGCGGTAAAGCGCTACATTACTGAAGTCCTACAGGCTAGGGGTTTAGATGGTGTGCAGGCAGAAGAACTCGCGATCCTACCCGGTATGGACGAAATTTTTGGCCTCGTCCGCATGAAGCGTCACTATGACGAAGGCACTTACGACGTTCTCATTATTGACTCTGCCCCCACTGGCACAGCGCTACGCCTCCTCAGTTTGCCGGAAGTTGGGGGCTGGTATATGCGCCGTTTTTATAAGCCGCTTCAGGGTATGTCTGTGGCATTACGTCCCCTTGTGGAACCTATTTGGAAGCCTTTGGTGGGTTTTTCTTTGCCTGATAAAGAAGTGATGGATGCGCCCTACGAATTTTATGAGCAGATTGAAGCTCTTGAAAAGGTGCTAACGGACAACACTGTCACCTCTGTGCGTCTGGTGACGAATCCTGAGCGGATGGTGATTAAGGAGTCTTTACGCGCCCATGCCTATTTAAGTTTGTATAACGTTGCGACGGATATGGTTGTGGCAAACCGGATTATTCCAGACACTGTTGAAGACCCGTTTTTTAAGCAGTGGAAGGAAAATCAACAAACGTATAAGCAGGAAATCCATGATAATTTCTTGCCTTTACCTGTGAAGGAAGTGCCGTTATATCAAGAGGAGCTATGCGGCCTAGAGGCGCTGGAGCGGTTGAAGCATACTCTCTATGCGGATGAAGATCCGACCCAAGTTTATTACAAGGAAGATACGATGCGGATGATCCAACATGATCAGAGCTATAGTCTTGAGCTTTATTTGCCGGGGATTCCGAAGGAGCAGATTCAGCTAAATAAGACTGGTGATGAACTCAATATTCGCATTGGTAATCACCGTCGCAATCTTGTTTTGCCCCAGGCGCTAGCGGCGCTTAATCCTTCTGGTGCGAAGATCGAAGAGGATTATCTCAAGATTAAGTTTGCGGCTTAG
- a CDS encoding TIGR03792 family protein, protein MNNLKTHKTHKTQQKIRSFVACCLSYLIFLGGVALYWAAPVAASQDTDIIEWLQFEVPQEEQALFIAKETEIWDPINRRSPEYRGKEIWQDSRQPNQLIMINHWQGIQHKQTITQATIQAAEKAFDEAVGKTYPILQSKTFRVLPLQTENP, encoded by the coding sequence ATGAATAATTTAAAAACCCATAAAACCCATAAAACCCAACAAAAAATACGCAGCTTTGTAGCCTGTTGCCTTAGCTACTTAATTTTCCTCGGTGGTGTCGCCCTATATTGGGCAGCTCCCGTTGCCGCATCACAGGATACGGACATCATTGAGTGGTTACAATTTGAAGTTCCCCAAGAAGAACAGGCATTATTTATCGCCAAAGAAACCGAAATTTGGGATCCCATCAATCGGCGATCGCCAGAATACCGAGGCAAAGAAATTTGGCAAGATAGCCGACAGCCAAACCAACTAATCATGATCAACCACTGGCAAGGCATACAACATAAACAAACCATTACCCAAGCCACCATTCAAGCAGCAGAAAAAGCCTTTGACGAAGCCGTTGGCAAAACCTACCCTATTCTGCAAAGTAAAACATTCCGAGTCCTACCACTCCAAACAGAAAACCCATAA
- a CDS encoding DUF4335 domain-containing protein, whose translation MNILRQYSLPNCTLILEGFDDGTGDTLQTLAVLSNVECRFVTSRQVLNGGKVFFDHLVRAVSEYAQGLLSGMQHPIDPEGTTGDGQVMIETIAPSNIHRVVWQQGDVGATDQAHNEVHLTTAELFDLTEAIDQFLADGLTLPNFGLSLQPLSRRYSIPEQSLAERVTPPLIGVSGFALTAFALFFAPIPEATRPVEEAANDGGTENIEQTAENSTDGATPPGLAENDPNATVPEEAVVSDEELDQLLTAVPEIDDGLSLAMMQTYLYQTLNEAWTDRPDNQMAAYRLSMATDGAIVGYQPIENTPEDLVNSTPLPQLAYSSVDEAIANSEEVGQFKVVFNDKVLEVSPWNGYDREIAFDTSAVRGDALRDLIASVRRDITSALDGRTVATDTALRYSIGVTDDGAIAFYVSGNGAAETAVNETPLPELIQPDAAGIIPGQSIIPQEPLTQVNVVFRPNGVVEVSPWAGYR comes from the coding sequence ATGAATATTCTCAGACAATATAGTCTCCCCAATTGCACTTTGATCCTCGAAGGTTTTGATGATGGTACGGGAGACACTCTACAAACCCTTGCTGTCTTGTCTAATGTGGAATGTCGCTTTGTCACTTCTCGGCAGGTGCTTAATGGCGGCAAAGTCTTTTTTGACCATCTTGTGCGGGCAGTGAGTGAATATGCCCAGGGTTTATTAAGTGGGATGCAGCACCCCATTGATCCAGAGGGGACGACTGGGGATGGTCAAGTAATGATCGAAACCATTGCACCGAGTAATATTCACCGTGTTGTCTGGCAACAGGGCGATGTCGGCGCGACGGATCAAGCTCATAATGAAGTTCACCTCACTACGGCGGAATTGTTTGATCTCACTGAGGCGATCGACCAATTTTTAGCGGACGGTCTCACCTTGCCGAATTTTGGTCTATCGTTACAGCCCCTCAGTCGTCGTTATAGCATTCCTGAACAATCTTTAGCGGAGCGCGTCACGCCCCCTCTAATTGGTGTTAGTGGTTTTGCCCTTACTGCTTTTGCGCTCTTTTTTGCGCCGATACCCGAAGCAACTCGCCCTGTGGAGGAGGCAGCCAATGATGGTGGTACAGAAAATATTGAACAAACAGCGGAAAATTCAACGGATGGTGCAACGCCACCGGGCTTGGCGGAAAATGACCCGAACGCAACAGTACCGGAAGAGGCTGTGGTTTCTGATGAGGAATTAGACCAGCTACTGACGGCGGTACCGGAAATTGATGATGGTTTAAGTTTAGCGATGATGCAAACTTATCTTTACCAGACGCTGAATGAGGCTTGGACTGATCGTCCAGACAATCAAATGGCGGCCTATCGTCTATCGATGGCAACGGATGGCGCGATTGTTGGTTATCAACCGATTGAGAATACACCGGAGGATTTGGTTAATTCAACGCCATTACCGCAGTTGGCTTATTCTTCGGTGGATGAGGCGATCGCCAACTCAGAAGAAGTGGGTCAATTTAAAGTTGTCTTTAACGACAAGGTTTTAGAAGTCAGCCCTTGGAACGGTTATGACCGCGAAATTGCCTTTGATACAAGTGCCGTTCGCGGTGATGCACTGCGCGATTTGATAGCTAGTGTGCGTCGTGATATTACCAGTGCTTTAGATGGTAGAACCGTTGCCACTGATACGGCGCTTCGCTATAGCATTGGGGTGACTGACGACGGGGCGATCGCCTTCTATGTTTCAGGAAATGGTGCGGCGGAGACTGCAGTCAATGAAACGCCCTTACCAGAATTGATACAGCCCGATGCAGCAGGCATTATTCCGGGTCAAAGTATTATTCCCCAAGAGCCTTTAACCCAAGTAAATGTTGTTTTCAGACCAAATGGTGTAGTGGAAGTCAGTCCTTGGGCAGGGTATCGTTAG
- a CDS encoding peroxiredoxin, which produces MAKVPDVVFKTRVRDESVGGPNPYRWEDKTTADIFGGKKVVIFSLPGAFTPTCSSNHLPRYEELYSEFAAQGVDEIICISVNDAFVMFKWGKEIGADKVFLLPDGNGEFTRKMGMLVDKSNLGFGMRSWRYSMLVNDGEIEKMFVEPDFADNCPTDPFEVSDADTMLAYIKGESAPGVSDPVKEFVG; this is translated from the coding sequence ATGGCTAAGGTACCCGACGTAGTTTTTAAAACCCGCGTACGCGACGAATCAGTAGGCGGACCAAACCCTTACCGCTGGGAAGACAAAACTACTGCTGACATTTTTGGCGGCAAAAAAGTTGTTATTTTCTCCCTTCCCGGTGCTTTTACACCCACCTGCTCCTCCAACCACCTTCCCCGTTACGAAGAGCTCTATAGCGAATTTGCAGCCCAAGGCGTTGACGAAATTATTTGTATCTCCGTAAACGATGCCTTCGTGATGTTCAAGTGGGGCAAAGAAATCGGCGCTGACAAAGTCTTCCTGCTCCCCGACGGTAACGGTGAGTTCACTCGTAAAATGGGTATGCTTGTCGACAAATCTAACCTCGGCTTCGGTATGCGCTCTTGGCGTTATTCCATGCTCGTCAACGACGGCGAAATCGAGAAAATGTTTGTTGAGCCAGACTTCGCTGACAACTGCCCCACAGATCCTTTCGAGGTTTCTGATGCAGATACAATGCTTGCCTATATTAAAGGCGAGTCCGCTCCCGGCGTTTCTGACCCCGTCAAAGAATTTGTTGGCTAG
- a CDS encoding DUF2288 domain-containing protein, giving the protein MSDLREQLKTGFGESEWQDLAPHAARDAIIVVHPSLDLLMVGEAIATDNTALVSQWMEGTLVRKPMTEELTAWSRVAGRKFSTLIVQPFVLVTGEVTDG; this is encoded by the coding sequence ATGTCAGATCTGCGCGAACAATTAAAGACGGGTTTTGGGGAAAGTGAATGGCAGGATCTTGCTCCCCATGCGGCTCGTGATGCGATTATTGTCGTTCATCCTTCCCTTGATTTGTTGATGGTTGGTGAGGCGATCGCCACGGATAACACCGCGCTGGTCAGCCAGTGGATGGAGGGCACTTTGGTGCGTAAACCCATGACAGAAGAATTAACGGCTTGGAGTCGAGTCGCAGGACGTAAATTCTCAACTTTAATTGTGCAGCCTTTTGTGCTTGTGACTGGCGAAGTGACCGATGGCTAG
- a CDS encoding DUF3038 domain-containing protein — translation MNDPVSVMPNPSPSQLSTSEQPYLLRNLPDILPEGKAFPRRAQQQIDLLLLALEALELGGSELMLASAKRLELDSIITNRVALWRLRCSNPWRRSHTHRDLTPTQAKALVLIVGDRAKQLTALLRQLLLAEQQVRSRQLPFDSHFRLSEYLERFRAHFKSRMNSRRVRVMLYNQSKQDLNELALDLLQKLLFCTGTVGTQRLWVSLFDGEVS, via the coding sequence ATGAATGATCCTGTGAGCGTAATGCCCAACCCTAGTCCATCTCAATTATCGACATCGGAGCAACCGTATCTGCTGCGCAATTTACCGGATATTTTGCCGGAAGGTAAGGCTTTTCCGCGACGTGCCCAACAGCAAATTGATTTATTGCTGCTTGCTCTCGAAGCCCTCGAACTAGGTGGCTCAGAATTGATGCTTGCTTCGGCAAAACGTCTTGAGCTGGATAGTATCATCACCAATCGAGTCGCTCTCTGGCGGTTGCGGTGTAGTAATCCTTGGCGGCGATCGCACACCCACCGGGATTTGACCCCCACCCAAGCAAAGGCTTTAGTGCTTATTGTCGGCGATCGCGCGAAGCAGCTTACAGCATTGTTACGCCAGCTGCTTTTGGCAGAACAGCAAGTTCGGAGCCGACAGCTGCCCTTTGATAGCCATTTCCGTTTATCTGAATATTTAGAGCGATTTCGCGCCCATTTCAAAAGTCGCATGAACTCCCGTCGTGTGCGGGTGATGCTTTACAACCAGTCCAAGCAAGACCTCAACGAACTGGCCCTTGATTTACTCCAGAAATTACTTTTTTGTACTGGAACCGTTGGCACCCAGCGACTATGGGTGAGTTTATTTGATGGAGAAGTTAGTTAA
- a CDS encoding ATP-binding protein gives MESKGKCNTMRAIANSPLANTYPVPDNESQRLEALRDYGILDSLPEQSFDDLTAIAAQICGTPIALISLIDDERQWFKSHLGLNSTETPREQAFCAHAIMQSEPVMVVPNALEDKRFAENPLVTDDPNIRFYAGAPLVNSDGYALGTLCVIDQQPRELDVSQKNALAALGRQVIAQLELSKQTRLLNQELAISDQKQNELASTLRQLKQTQTSLINAEKMSTLGHLVRGIAHEINNPINFIYGNIQSLKTYTKELLELIDLYQKEVKEPSLELTTFSKEIDLDYLINDLPHLFRSMQSGAERIENIVKSLRLLAHLGEKGRKSINVNTNLEAILDLLQAQIDEQKLEIELVKDYDEKLPNITCDAGAVNHAVMLILHNAIDALKEGVGIEHSEDAKPRISVSSRIINPGKICISIADNAMGIELSKQEKIFEPFFSTKPIGQGTGLGLAICRQTIDQHNGELCCYSRVNFGTTFDIVLPVNKR, from the coding sequence TTGGAATCAAAAGGAAAATGTAACACGATGAGAGCGATAGCAAACTCACCACTGGCGAATACCTATCCTGTCCCAGACAACGAATCGCAACGTCTAGAAGCTTTGCGTGACTATGGTATTTTAGACTCTTTGCCGGAACAAAGTTTTGATGATTTGACGGCGATCGCCGCCCAGATTTGTGGCACTCCCATTGCATTAATCAGCCTCATAGATGATGAGCGTCAATGGTTTAAATCTCACCTTGGTCTCAACAGTACAGAAACCCCGCGAGAACAAGCCTTTTGTGCCCATGCCATCATGCAGTCAGAACCAGTAATGGTCGTTCCAAATGCTTTAGAAGATAAGCGTTTTGCCGAAAATCCTTTAGTAACCGACGATCCCAACATTCGTTTCTACGCAGGAGCGCCATTGGTAAACTCCGATGGTTATGCCCTCGGCACCTTGTGTGTCATTGATCAGCAGCCGCGCGAGTTGGATGTCTCCCAGAAGAACGCTCTAGCGGCCTTAGGTCGTCAAGTCATCGCTCAGCTAGAGCTGTCTAAGCAAACCCGACTTTTAAATCAAGAATTAGCAATATCAGATCAAAAACAAAATGAGCTGGCCAGTACTTTAAGACAGTTAAAACAAACCCAAACAAGCTTGATCAATGCCGAAAAGATGTCTACTCTTGGGCATTTAGTCAGAGGCATTGCCCATGAAATCAATAATCCGATCAACTTTATTTACGGAAATATTCAAAGTCTAAAAACCTATACAAAAGAGTTACTAGAACTAATTGACTTGTATCAAAAAGAAGTCAAAGAACCATCATTAGAATTAACTACATTCAGCAAAGAAATTGACTTGGATTACCTGATCAATGATCTACCGCATTTATTTCGGTCGATGCAGAGTGGCGCTGAGCGTATTGAAAATATTGTAAAATCTCTTCGATTACTAGCTCATTTAGGCGAAAAAGGCCGGAAAAGTATTAATGTCAACACTAATTTAGAAGCTATTCTTGACTTATTGCAAGCTCAAATAGATGAACAAAAATTAGAGATTGAACTTGTGAAGGATTATGATGAAAAACTGCCCAATATCACTTGTGATGCTGGTGCTGTGAACCATGCTGTGATGCTGATACTTCATAATGCTATCGATGCTTTAAAGGAAGGGGTGGGAATCGAGCATTCAGAAGATGCGAAACCAAGAATTTCTGTATCTAGCCGGATAATTAATCCGGGTAAAATTTGTATTTCTATTGCAGACAATGCAATGGGAATTGAGCTTTCAAAACAGGAGAAGATTTTTGAACCGTTTTTTAGCACAAAGCCGATTGGGCAAGGTACAGGGCTTGGTCTAGCAATTTGTCGACAAACAATTGACCAGCATAATGGTGAATTATGTTGTTACTCTAGGGTGAATTTTGGAACCACTTTTGACATCGTTTTACCTGTCAACAAAAGGTGA
- a CDS encoding permease: MLDANFWSLCSDAALTSLGFFWKALWAFILGYIISGLIQVFVTEDQLQGAMGNAGRSSVVLGTFFGFISSSCSFAALATTKSLFQKGAGFIPTMAFLLASTNLVVELGVIIFIFLGWEFVIGEYLGGVLLIFFVWVLYRIKPLKRLIRNTRNRLQNEQISHHSADKKKQLLYQKMMQLQTWQMVAQKYFMEWGMVWKDVTIGFTVAGIIAVFVPTVFFETLFIGSGQSNPSFFAVLANVIVGPIAAFFTFIGSMGNIPLAAILYNNGVSFGGVMAFIFSDLVVFPVIRVNAKYYGWKMALYILALLFGSLIATSLVLHYSFASLDILPEQVMTRGATGERFQIDYTFFLNIIFLAITSVFFWLKTSADHMSGHHHGERSVVERILFYLAITAYIWLVSGICLYFVA, translated from the coding sequence ATGCTAGATGCCAATTTTTGGAGTTTATGTAGTGATGCCGCCCTAACATCCCTAGGCTTTTTTTGGAAAGCCCTTTGGGCATTTATCCTAGGCTATATTATTAGTGGCTTAATTCAAGTATTTGTTACCGAAGATCAACTCCAAGGTGCAATGGGAAACGCGGGTCGAAGTAGCGTAGTCTTAGGAACATTTTTCGGTTTTATCTCTAGTTCCTGTAGCTTTGCTGCATTAGCAACGACAAAGTCTTTATTTCAAAAAGGCGCAGGTTTTATTCCTACAATGGCATTCCTTTTAGCATCAACGAATCTAGTTGTTGAGCTAGGGGTAATTATTTTTATTTTCTTAGGTTGGGAATTTGTCATTGGAGAATATCTTGGTGGTGTTTTATTGATTTTCTTTGTGTGGGTTCTTTACCGCATAAAACCCCTCAAAAGGTTAATTCGGAATACTCGCAATCGCCTTCAGAACGAACAAATCAGTCATCATAGCGCTGATAAAAAAAAACAGTTATTGTATCAGAAGATGATGCAATTACAGACTTGGCAAATGGTGGCACAAAAATACTTTATGGAATGGGGAATGGTTTGGAAAGATGTCACGATTGGGTTTACTGTAGCCGGTATCATTGCAGTGTTTGTTCCAACAGTATTTTTTGAAACCTTGTTCATCGGTTCAGGTCAATCTAATCCAAGTTTTTTTGCCGTACTTGCCAATGTTATTGTTGGGCCGATTGCTGCTTTTTTTACATTCATTGGTTCCATGGGAAATATTCCTTTGGCTGCAATTTTATATAACAATGGCGTAAGTTTTGGCGGTGTGATGGCGTTTATTTTTAGTGATTTAGTCGTCTTTCCTGTTATTAGAGTCAATGCGAAATATTATGGCTGGAAAATGGCTTTGTATATCTTGGCATTGCTCTTTGGCTCCCTGATTGCAACATCTTTAGTGCTTCATTATAGTTTTGCTTCACTAGATATTTTGCCAGAGCAGGTAATGACGCGAGGGGCTACAGGCGAGCGCTTTCAAATTGATTACACATTTTTTCTCAATATTATTTTTCTTGCCATCACTAGTGTCTTTTTCTGGCTCAAAACCTCAGCGGATCACATGAGTGGTCATCATCATGGAGAACGCAGTGTTGTCGAAAGGATTTTGTTCTATCTTGCGATCACCGCTTATATTTGGCTAGTGAGTGGTATCTGTCTTTATTTTGTTGCATAA
- a CDS encoding NAD(P)/FAD-dependent oxidoreductase — protein MKLSSKNLESRLDTIYDAIVVGGGMGGLSAAIYLARYGLKCLIVEKGRGRSLWMQEVRNYVGLDPETPGRDVLNQSTKQAIEWGADHLRAYVEDVTDEGETFAVKVKVGRKDSTYYTFRSKYVVAASGIMDNLPKTDDMQNVYDYAGYTLHVCMICDGYDMWDQKAVVIAGTEGQINAAFVLNWFTPYLSVLTHGLVDVSDEMKAKLADYGYPLYEQKIVKFHGENHKMSGVELEDGTIVEATTGLINMGSIYHNHYLKGIEGLEWNGENLVTNDMCQTSHERIFALGDLKQGLNQVSVAVSDGTLAATQIWRNIRRAAAPRKWEENISA, from the coding sequence ATGAAGCTCTCCAGTAAAAATCTCGAATCACGTCTAGATACGATTTATGACGCAATTGTCGTCGGTGGCGGTATGGGAGGTTTATCGGCGGCTATTTATCTCGCGCGATACGGTTTGAAGTGTCTCATCGTTGAAAAGGGGCGTGGGCGATCGCTGTGGATGCAAGAAGTCCGAAATTACGTTGGGTTAGATCCAGAAACCCCCGGTCGCGATGTGCTAAATCAAAGTACCAAACAAGCGATTGAATGGGGGGCAGACCACCTCAGAGCCTACGTGGAAGACGTTACCGATGAAGGTGAAACCTTTGCCGTTAAAGTAAAAGTTGGTCGCAAAGATAGTACCTACTACACCTTTCGCAGTAAATATGTAGTAGCAGCATCGGGCATTATGGACAATCTGCCTAAAACTGACGACATGCAAAATGTCTATGACTACGCAGGCTATACGCTCCATGTCTGCATGATCTGCGATGGCTATGACATGTGGGATCAAAAGGCGGTTGTCATCGCTGGCACAGAGGGTCAAATCAATGCAGCCTTTGTTTTAAATTGGTTTACGCCTTATCTTTCTGTTTTGACCCATGGTCTTGTGGATGTGAGTGACGAAATGAAGGCAAAGCTTGCTGACTATGGCTACCCACTATATGAGCAAAAGATCGTTAAATTCCACGGTGAAAATCACAAAATGAGTGGTGTGGAGCTTGAAGACGGCACTATTGTCGAAGCAACGACTGGCCTCATTAATATGGGATCTATTTATCACAACCACTATCTCAAAGGCATTGAAGGCTTAGAGTGGAATGGCGAAAATCTTGTCACTAATGATATGTGTCAAACCAGCCATGAACGTATCTTTGCTTTGGGGGATCTCAAGCAGGGTTTAAATCAGGTGTCTGTGGCCGTTTCTGATGGGACTTTAGCTGCTACCCAGATTTGGCGCAATATCCGTCGTGCGGCAGCGCCTCGTAAGTGGGAAGAAAATATTTCTGCTTAG
- a CDS encoding DUF4870 domain-containing protein, with product MMDVKQEKNWAIACHAASLAWIPLSLIGIGAIPFLNIIAPAVIWYLKKDESKLIDEHGKESTNFQISMAIYGVVAGIAFMVLIGIFIFFLLIVGATEGNFFAVLLSFVTGFGFILAVGLMLAIAIFQVIVVINAAMKAKNGEMYRYPFNLRLL from the coding sequence ATGATGGACGTAAAACAGGAAAAAAATTGGGCGATCGCCTGTCATGCGGCGAGCTTGGCATGGATTCCATTGTCGCTAATTGGGATTGGTGCTATTCCATTTCTCAATATCATCGCCCCAGCGGTCATTTGGTATCTCAAAAAAGACGAGTCTAAGCTCATTGATGAGCATGGCAAAGAGTCTACTAATTTTCAAATTTCAATGGCGATTTATGGTGTTGTTGCGGGCATCGCTTTTATGGTGCTGATTGGTATTTTTATCTTTTTTCTTTTAATCGTCGGTGCAACAGAAGGTAATTTCTTCGCCGTTCTACTTAGCTTTGTTACGGGCTTTGGCTTTATCTTGGCTGTTGGTCTGATGCTGGCGATCGCCATCTTCCAAGTCATTGTAGTGATTAATGCAGCGATGAAAGCAAAAAATGGCGAAATGTATCGCTATCCTTTTAATCTGCGATTATTGTAA